The following coding sequences lie in one Clupea harengus chromosome 23, Ch_v2.0.2, whole genome shotgun sequence genomic window:
- the LOC105893500 gene encoding tryptase-like isoform X2, whose product MTAAHCFSRTSGPVVYLGRQNQEGSNSNEVSRTVSQIIRHPNFNNVSRDNDIALLQLSSSVTFTNFIRPICLAAADSTFNRGTTSWVTGWGTIKRGVSLPSPQTLQEVDVPVTGNRNCFCKYNPRGRTITDNMICAGRDEGGKDSCQGDSGGPMVSKQGSVWVQAGVVSFGIGCARAQFPGVYARVSQYQSWINTRITSDQPGFVTFTSTGTDADLSATCTGLPRLIKKVSHTPTSPAYVRVEECCSNLYPKRIPASQIKSYKYTNLDCPKKAVIFTTLKGIEMCANPEDKQVQDIMEKLAGDWE is encoded by the exons AACCTCTGGCCCGGTCGTCTACCTGGGGCGGCAGAATCAGGAGGGCAGCAACTCCAACGAGGTTTCCAGGACCGTCTCTCAGATCATCAGACATCCCAATTTCAACAACGTGTCCCGCGATAATGACATCGCCCTCCTCCAACTCTCCTCCTCCGtcaccttcactaacttcatcCGCCCCATCTGCCTGGCAGCAGCCGACAGCACCTTCAACCGGGGCACCACCAGCTGGGTGACAGGCTGGGGCACTATCAAACGAggag tgtccctcccctccccacagacCCTTCAGGAAGTGGATGTGCCAGTGACGGGGAACAGGAACTGTTTCTGCAAGTACAACCCGAGAGGCAGGACCATCACCGACAACATGATCTGTGCCGGGAGGGACGAGGGGGGCAAGGACTCCTgccag GGAGATTCTGGCGGTCCGATGGTGAGTAAGCAGGGTTCTGTGTGGGTCCAGGCGGGTGTCGTGAGCTTCGGTATCGGCTGCGCCCGGGCCCAGTTCCCAGGAGTGTATGCACGCGTCTCTCAGTACCAGAGCTGGATCAACACCAGGATCACCAGCGACCAGCCGGGCTTCGTCACCTTCACCTCCACCGGGACAGACGCAGACCTGAGTGCCACCTGCACCGGCCTGCCCAGGCTGATAAAGAAggtctcccacacacccacaagcccTG CCTACGTGAGAGTGGAGGAATGCTGTTCTAACTTATACCCGAAGAGAATCCCTGCGAGTCAAATCAAATCCTATAAATACACCAACCTCGATTGCCCTAAAAAGGCGGTGAT ATTCACCACTCTGAAGGGAATAGAGATGTGTGCCAACCCAGAGGATAAGCAGGTCCAGGACATTATGGAGAAACTGGCCGGAGATTGGGAGTAA